One stretch of Pedobacter riviphilus DNA includes these proteins:
- a CDS encoding bifunctional folylpolyglutamate synthase/dihydrofolate synthase → MNYQQTLDFLYSKLPMFTRVGASAFKKDLTNTIILCEALDNPQDKFKSIHVAGTNGKGSTSHMLASVLQSQGYKTGLYTSPHLKDFRERIRINGKMMSKTEVISFVKDQQKLIEKTEPSFFEVTVAMAFDHFAKHEVDVAVIEVGLGGRLDSTNIITPQISVITNISLDHMNMLGNTLAEIAGEKAGIIKKNIPVVIGETQAESAPVFVSKAKEVGAPIVFADAELRAQDSKIRNNKLSISVYQNSEIKYKGLQSDLTGIYQHKNILTVLETLAVLNEKTEIKTDQEAIYNGISQVKKQTGLQGRWQTLSKNPLVICDTGHNEAGITEVIKNIAQTPYQNLHIVFGMVKDKDISKVLSLMPKNATYYFCKPDLERGLAADELKEQAATFNLNGSNYASVAEAKEKAIQSADPKDLVFIGGSTFVVAEAI, encoded by the coding sequence ATGAACTACCAACAAACGCTTGATTTTTTATACAGTAAACTCCCCATGTTTACCCGGGTTGGCGCATCTGCTTTCAAAAAAGATTTAACCAATACCATCATTCTTTGCGAAGCTTTGGATAATCCGCAAGATAAATTTAAGAGTATCCATGTGGCGGGTACAAACGGAAAGGGCTCTACCTCACACATGCTGGCTTCGGTACTGCAATCGCAAGGATATAAAACAGGATTGTACACCTCTCCCCATTTGAAAGATTTCCGCGAACGCATCCGCATCAACGGAAAAATGATGAGTAAAACTGAAGTCATATCGTTTGTAAAAGATCAACAAAAATTGATCGAAAAAACCGAGCCTTCATTTTTCGAAGTTACTGTGGCCATGGCATTCGATCATTTTGCCAAACATGAGGTTGATGTGGCCGTAATTGAGGTGGGTTTAGGCGGAAGATTAGATTCGACTAATATCATTACACCGCAAATTTCGGTTATTACCAATATTAGCCTCGACCATATGAATATGCTAGGTAATACACTGGCAGAAATTGCAGGCGAAAAAGCAGGTATCATTAAAAAGAATATTCCGGTTGTAATTGGCGAAACACAAGCAGAATCGGCTCCAGTTTTTGTCAGTAAGGCAAAAGAAGTGGGTGCGCCAATTGTTTTTGCTGATGCGGAATTAAGGGCTCAGGATTCTAAAATCAGGAATAATAAACTTTCCATATCTGTTTATCAGAATAGCGAAATCAAATACAAGGGTCTTCAAAGCGATCTTACCGGTATTTATCAGCATAAAAATATTTTAACCGTATTAGAAACCTTGGCCGTACTGAACGAGAAAACGGAAATTAAAACCGATCAGGAAGCGATTTATAATGGAATAAGCCAGGTTAAAAAACAAACCGGTTTACAGGGGCGTTGGCAGACTTTGAGTAAAAATCCTTTGGTGATCTGCGATACCGGTCATAATGAAGCTGGCATTACGGAGGTAATTAAAAATATCGCACAAACTCCTTATCAAAACCTACATATTGTTTTTGGTATGGTTAAGGACAAAGATATTTCGAAAGTTTTATCCCTGATGCCTAAAAATGCCACTTACTATTTCTGCAAGCCAGATTTAGAACGTGGTTTAGCAGCAGATGAACTTAAAGAACAGGCGGCAACATTTAACCTAAATGGAAGCAATTATGCATCCGTAGCCGAAGCAAAAGAAAAGGCTATTCAATCTGCCGATCCAAAAGACCTGGTTTTTATTGGAGGAAGTACATTTGTAGTGGCCGAAGCGATATAA